One window of Halichondria panicea chromosome 7, odHalPani1.1, whole genome shotgun sequence genomic DNA carries:
- the LOC135338315 gene encoding uncharacterized protein LOC135338315 isoform X1, which translates to MEDDKTQALFLVDCASQEHTKATCLSCTRALLYLTNFPQQQTTNKKRLQWNFKLFSTRWQLPLRLHSKTTHFQDLSSDNLDVFFTELDKCNDSSGHAQPLCSTPPVQLLYKALAASVQDYPWDAPDIASPVLSRQHTGRRRKLSPKRGPQKKNFIFIVSPCPQSVEELSVFSSVGMTEDLGECVRGQLLPTPLLSQLEGRGITLHWIHHNTPLSDMVPPTLISELLAVTGGTLIPMATLIGHTDQVESKAAKKEKVTRSSLVASLFPSSLYLDKYLRSDHNPAKPMEGQNMYWLTTAAGRIACACELSSMYHTRCTRGSHTTRTNDSNYQRDGDSISQTVPRIVIVGVVQQSDVPLPSLCPTSSCSCVSIHIPREIRTRFSLCDPATPLTMDPLDTATPLTMDPLDTATPLTMDPLDTATPITTDPLDTATPLTMDNPKTPENTCLLKRIFKTPDPHRPIDQQLLCLSPSIHLPRLPFTLPGRSHLPPERGLVSHLHLRQRCKSAPMIKTPLSQLLRRSVTVDVERCPLPRARRSVSMSPRDLKLQLTKIVKPPQVQAPHPRECVSERKRHSRQFQTLCLWLAKKGYLLIVRVCAEDGESCVSVIQPVSSLLATVTSVKPQYQDALISKVMKLEDLSRQQHPPPSDGDPRTVSDAELVASISLLSTSVGTVRPFTHQTLLPWLAYSELGGLDSATIDSLTRLHCEEDGRATTRLDLIAKLKAEYSCKTLTPREEKTRISEEESSGKVTEGTEESGDAFKGQEVGVASVGELRGWFQQCYHDQVEAELDQEDKGDALQRWASVVVQQYAGNFTALVANGDHHSSNQNDHVQAQLWAELNSSVLVSGVSLSAKYDNLFKSLHDHEEDNGNKDREKVIASQRLSEYLLQVLLRFEAMKACPSSCTDGQSYSDLLLFLLRKISLLSNPGLLGRLMRRTLLPLYVNSCRDVLLELYEGLMLPLPSDLNPDPESGVESVGGASQESSDEEGGSMVEPLQQATIINTRRLARHASFQDNQRQISVLSKKRRKSRKKNKIEKCLQKLSADTALTALRRSPRLMRTGTAENGRGGACRNLFTRSLSVCEASLKRPPTHEEDGERQPKRKRAAGLRRHSTMAAEVLVKETPVKKQVEHYQRFKLQRLRSKSTITSPDVVAIEESPRRSFYSKPKITRVHTADSAHFKTPPLKETAQLVCKEPSPASLHSLLHGEILAHQQTTPHSRARPSFPESPLKQAWLANQSSPIMFSSPVIDKDDCNVIGRTPSKGGQSVAKTTQETNSSWSTGRTARMLTYDNQLSKQMLELPSPKETTPPCILEEERTILDIPSLYTPHNNTQPDTWNVPEAMDPSIETESASMMAFALCTPTKEDRRDFHEAFLD; encoded by the exons CAACCATTGTGCTCCACTCCCCCTGTGCAACTACTGTACAAGGCTTTAGCTGCCAGTGTTCAAGATTATCCGTGGGACGCTCCAGATATAGCATCCCCAGTGTTGTCACGGCAACACACTGGACGTAGACGAAAGCTATCGCCTAAACGAGGTCCTCAAAAGAAAAATTTTATATTCATTGTATCCCCATGTCCGCAAAGTGTGGAGGAGCTGAGTGTGTTTAGTAGTGTGGGCATGACTGAGGACCTGGGagagtgtgtgcgtgggcAGTTACTACCCACCCCCCTACTCAGCCAGCTGGAGGGGCGGGGCATCACTCTGCACTGGATACACCACAACACTCCACTCTCCGACATG gtccCGCCCACTCTCATCTCTGAGCTATTGGCCGTCACTGGTGGGACTCTCATTCCCATGGCAACACTCATCGGACATACAGACCAAGTGGAGAGTAAGGCAGCAAAGAAGGAGAAGGTGACCAGATCGTCCCTGGTAGCATCACTGTTTCCAAGCTCCTTGTATCTTGACAAGTACCTGAGGTCAGACCATAATCCAGCAAAGCCAATGGAGGGGCAAAACATGTACTGGCTCACCACTGCTG CAGGTCGTATcgcgtgtgcatgtgagctGAGCAGTATGTACCACACTAGATGTACTAGAGGGAGTCACACTACTAGGACGAATGATTCCAACTATCAGAGAGACGGTGATAGTATCTCACAGACTGTGCCTCGTATTGtgatagtgggtgtggttcaaCAGTCTGATGTGCCACTCCCCTCTCTCTGCCCCACCTCCTCTTGTTCCTGTGTCAGTATACACATCCCTCGTGAGATCAGGACACGGTTCTCCCTCTGTGATCCAGCAACCCCCCTAACAATGGACCCCCTGGACACAGCTACCCCCCTAACAATGGATCCCCTGGACACAGCAACCCCCCTAACAATGGACCCCCTGGACACAGCTACCCCCATAACAACGGACCCCCTGGACACAGCAACCCCCCTAACAATGGACAATCCAAAAACTCCTGAAAACACATGTTTACTGAAACGTATATTTAAGACACCAGACCCTCATCGCCCCATTGACCAGCAGCTCCTGTGTCTCTCCCCTTCCATCCACCTACCTAGACTACCCTTCACTCTACCAGGACGTAGTCACCTCCCTCCAGAGCGTGGTCTAGTCTCTCACCTCCACCTCCGACAACGCTGCAAGAGTGCTCCTATGATCAAGACACCTTTGTCACAGTTGCTACGACGATCAGTGACAGTGGATGTGGAGAGATGTCCATTGCCAAGGGCCAGGAGATCTGTCTCAATGTCTCCAAGAGACCTCAAACTACAACTGACGAAGATAGTGAAACCTCCACAAGTTCAg GCCCCTCATCCCCGGGAGTGTGTGTCAGAGAGGAAACGTCACTCTAGACAGTTCCAAACACTCTGTCTATGGCTGGCCAAGAAGGGATACCTCTTG ATAGTGCGAGTGTGTGCAGAGGATGGAGAGTCTTGTGTGTCTGTTATACAACCTGTGTCGTCCCTCCTCGCCACGGTAACCAGTGTGAAACCTCAATATCAGGACGCCCTCATTTCTAAAGTCATGAAGTTGGAGGACTTATCACGGCAGCAACACCCTCCCCCTAGTGATGGTGACCCCAGGACTGTGTCTGATGCTGAACTAGTGGCAAGCATCTCACTTCTCTCCACCA GTGTTGGCACTGTGAGGCCATTCACTCATCAGACCTTGCTGCCATGGTTAGCCTACTCTGAGCTAGGTGGACTGGACAGTGCTACTATAGACTCTCTGACTAG GCTCCACTGTGAGGAGGATGGCAGGGCTACCACAAGACTTGACCTCATTGCTAAACTCAAGGCTGAGTACAGCTGCAAGACCCTGACCCCTAGAGAGGAGAAGACAAGGATATCAGAGGAGGAGAGTTCAGGAAAG GTAACTGAAGGCACTGAAGAGTCAGGAGATGCATTCAAAG GacaggaagtgggtgtggcctctgTGGGGGAGTTGCGTGGGTGGTTCCAACAGTGTTATCATGATCAAGTTGAAGCTGAACTTGATCAGGAGGATAAG ggtGACGCTCTGCAAAGATGGGCCTCTGTAGTTGTACAACAGTATGCTGGAAATTTCACAGCATTGGTTGCCAATGGAGACCACCATTCGTCCAATCAGAATGACCACGTACAGGCTCAGCTTTGGGCAGAGCTCAATAGCAGTGTACTAGTCAGCGGAGTCTCTCTAAGCGCTAAATATGACAACTTGTTCAAAAGCCTTCACGATCATGAGGAGGACAATGGCAACAAAGATAGAGAAAAGGTCATTGCCAGCCAGAGACTATCGGA GTATTTACTCCAGGTGTTGCTACGGTTTGAAGCCATGAAGGCATGTCCTAGTTCATGTACTGATGGACAGTCCTACTCAGACCTG CTGTTGTTCCTCCTCCGTAAGATCTCTCTACTCTCTAACCCAGGGCTGTTGGGTAGACTCATGAGGAGAACACTCCTTCCATT GTATGTGAACAGCTGTCGTGATGTCCTCCTGGAGCTGTATGAGGGTTTAATGCTGCCCCTTCCCTCTGATCTGAACCCTGACCCTGAGAGTGGTGTGGAGAGTGTGGGTGGAGCTTCACAAGAGAGTAGCGATGAAGAGGGGGGCTCTATGGTTGAGCCACTCCAACAAGCAACCATCATCAACACTAGGAG ACTGGCAAGACACGCTAGTTTCCAAGACAACCAGCGGCAGATATCCGTGCTTAGCAAGAAGAGGAGAAAAAGTCGAAAGAAAAACAAAATTGAGAAATGTTTGCAGAAATTAAGTGCTGACACAGCACTAACAGCTCTGAGAAG ATCTCCTAGATTGATGAGGACAGGTACTGCTGAGAATG GTCGTGGTGGAGCGTGCCGCAATCTGTTCACTCGCAGCCTCAGCGTGTGTGAGGCATCTCTTAAAAGACCGCCCACTCACGAGGAGGACGGAGAGAGGCAACCAAAGAGGAAGAGAG CTGCTGGTCTGAGGAGACACTCCACAATGGCAGCCGAGGTTCTGGTCAAAGAAACCCCAGTCAAGAAACAAGTTGAACACTACCAGAGATTCAAGCTACAGAGACTCCG GTCAAAGTCCACCATCACCTCTCCTGACGTGGTGGCCATTGAAGAGTCTCCTAGGAGATCCTTTTACTCAA AGCCTAAGATCACCAGAGTTCATACAGCTGACTCCGCCCACTTCAAGACCCCACCCCTTAAGGAGACGGCTCAGCTAGTGTGTAAAGAGCCCTCCCCAGCCTCACTCCACTCACTGCTGCATGGAGAGATACTCGCTCACCAACAAACTACCCCTCACTCTCGAGCACGGCCTTCATTCCCCGAGTCCCCTCTCAAACAAGCCTGGCTGGCCAATCAAAGCAGTCCTATCATGTTCTCCTCGCCTGTCATTGATAAGGACGATTGCAATGTGATTGGTCGAACACCATCCAAGGGTGGGCAATCGGTTGCTAAGACGACACAAGAGACTAACAGCAGTTGGTCTACTGGCAGAACTGCACGGATGTTGACATACGATAACCAACTGTCTAAACAGATGCTAGAACTCCCCTCCCCCAAAGAGACAACACCCCCTTGTATACTAGAAGAGGAACGGACGATACTGGACATTCCTAGTCTATACACACCTCACAACAATACTCAACCAGACACCTGGAATGTGCCCGAGGCAATGGATCCCAGCATAGAGACAGAGAGCGCTTCCATGATGGCCTTTGCACTCTGCACCCCAACCAAGGAGGACAGACGTGACTTTCACGAGGCCTTTTTAGACTAA
- the LOC135338327 gene encoding nuclear receptor 2C2-associated protein-like has protein sequence MADIGAGEVALVQLQEDSSHPPTRIKVSSVLNRDVKQFGKKFMFDGDEETCWNSDQGSPQFVSIELPYSACVSRVHIRFQGGFASTHCILASGSEQHSFYPEDINSLQVFPVPSAEPSKTHKIEFRTSTDFYGRLTVYQLQLYGQVCH, from the exons ATGGCAGACATTGGTGCAGGAGAGGTGGCACTGGTCCAGCTACAAGAGGACAGCTCACATCCTCCCACCAGGATAAA GGTAAGCTCTGTGCTCAACAGAGATGTGAAACAGTTTGGAAAGAAGTTTATGTTTGACGGCGATGAAGAAACATGCTGGAACTCCGACCAG GGGTCCCCTCAGTTTGTATCCATTGAGCTTCCCTACTCTGCCTGTGTCTCGCGTGTCCACATTCGGTTCCAGGGAGGTTTTGCATCCACTCACTGCATTCTGGCCTCAGGCAGTGAGCAGCACAGCTTCTACCCTGAGGACATCAACTCACTACAG GTGTTTCCAGTGCCCTCTGCAGAGCCAAGCAAGACCCACAAGATTGAGTTTAGAACTAGTACTGATTTCTATGGTAGACTCACTGTGTATCAGCTGCAGTTATATGGACAAGTATGTCACTGA
- the LOC135338315 gene encoding uncharacterized protein LOC135338315 isoform X2: MEDDKTQALFLVDCASQEHTKATCLSCTRALLYLTNFPQQQTTNKKRLQWNFKLFSTRWQLPLRLHSKTTHFQDLSSDNLDVFFTELDKCNDSSGHAQPLCSTPPVQLLYKALAASVQDYPWDAPDIASPVLSRQHTGRRRKLSPKRGPQKKNFIFIVSPCPQSVEELSVFSSVGMTEDLGECVRGQLLPTPLLSQLEGRGITLHWIHHNTPLSDMVPPTLISELLAVTGGTLIPMATLIGHTDQVESKAAKKEKVTRSSLVASLFPSSLYLDKYLRSDHNPAKPMEGQNMYWLTTAGRIACACELSSMYHTRCTRGSHTTRTNDSNYQRDGDSISQTVPRIVIVGVVQQSDVPLPSLCPTSSCSCVSIHIPREIRTRFSLCDPATPLTMDPLDTATPLTMDPLDTATPLTMDPLDTATPITTDPLDTATPLTMDNPKTPENTCLLKRIFKTPDPHRPIDQQLLCLSPSIHLPRLPFTLPGRSHLPPERGLVSHLHLRQRCKSAPMIKTPLSQLLRRSVTVDVERCPLPRARRSVSMSPRDLKLQLTKIVKPPQVQAPHPRECVSERKRHSRQFQTLCLWLAKKGYLLIVRVCAEDGESCVSVIQPVSSLLATVTSVKPQYQDALISKVMKLEDLSRQQHPPPSDGDPRTVSDAELVASISLLSTSVGTVRPFTHQTLLPWLAYSELGGLDSATIDSLTRLHCEEDGRATTRLDLIAKLKAEYSCKTLTPREEKTRISEEESSGKVTEGTEESGDAFKGQEVGVASVGELRGWFQQCYHDQVEAELDQEDKGDALQRWASVVVQQYAGNFTALVANGDHHSSNQNDHVQAQLWAELNSSVLVSGVSLSAKYDNLFKSLHDHEEDNGNKDREKVIASQRLSEYLLQVLLRFEAMKACPSSCTDGQSYSDLLLFLLRKISLLSNPGLLGRLMRRTLLPLYVNSCRDVLLELYEGLMLPLPSDLNPDPESGVESVGGASQESSDEEGGSMVEPLQQATIINTRRLARHASFQDNQRQISVLSKKRRKSRKKNKIEKCLQKLSADTALTALRRSPRLMRTGTAENGRGGACRNLFTRSLSVCEASLKRPPTHEEDGERQPKRKRAAGLRRHSTMAAEVLVKETPVKKQVEHYQRFKLQRLRSKSTITSPDVVAIEESPRRSFYSKPKITRVHTADSAHFKTPPLKETAQLVCKEPSPASLHSLLHGEILAHQQTTPHSRARPSFPESPLKQAWLANQSSPIMFSSPVIDKDDCNVIGRTPSKGGQSVAKTTQETNSSWSTGRTARMLTYDNQLSKQMLELPSPKETTPPCILEEERTILDIPSLYTPHNNTQPDTWNVPEAMDPSIETESASMMAFALCTPTKEDRRDFHEAFLD; this comes from the exons CAACCATTGTGCTCCACTCCCCCTGTGCAACTACTGTACAAGGCTTTAGCTGCCAGTGTTCAAGATTATCCGTGGGACGCTCCAGATATAGCATCCCCAGTGTTGTCACGGCAACACACTGGACGTAGACGAAAGCTATCGCCTAAACGAGGTCCTCAAAAGAAAAATTTTATATTCATTGTATCCCCATGTCCGCAAAGTGTGGAGGAGCTGAGTGTGTTTAGTAGTGTGGGCATGACTGAGGACCTGGGagagtgtgtgcgtgggcAGTTACTACCCACCCCCCTACTCAGCCAGCTGGAGGGGCGGGGCATCACTCTGCACTGGATACACCACAACACTCCACTCTCCGACATG gtccCGCCCACTCTCATCTCTGAGCTATTGGCCGTCACTGGTGGGACTCTCATTCCCATGGCAACACTCATCGGACATACAGACCAAGTGGAGAGTAAGGCAGCAAAGAAGGAGAAGGTGACCAGATCGTCCCTGGTAGCATCACTGTTTCCAAGCTCCTTGTATCTTGACAAGTACCTGAGGTCAGACCATAATCCAGCAAAGCCAATGGAGGGGCAAAACATGTACTGGCTCACCACTGCTG GTCGTATcgcgtgtgcatgtgagctGAGCAGTATGTACCACACTAGATGTACTAGAGGGAGTCACACTACTAGGACGAATGATTCCAACTATCAGAGAGACGGTGATAGTATCTCACAGACTGTGCCTCGTATTGtgatagtgggtgtggttcaaCAGTCTGATGTGCCACTCCCCTCTCTCTGCCCCACCTCCTCTTGTTCCTGTGTCAGTATACACATCCCTCGTGAGATCAGGACACGGTTCTCCCTCTGTGATCCAGCAACCCCCCTAACAATGGACCCCCTGGACACAGCTACCCCCCTAACAATGGATCCCCTGGACACAGCAACCCCCCTAACAATGGACCCCCTGGACACAGCTACCCCCATAACAACGGACCCCCTGGACACAGCAACCCCCCTAACAATGGACAATCCAAAAACTCCTGAAAACACATGTTTACTGAAACGTATATTTAAGACACCAGACCCTCATCGCCCCATTGACCAGCAGCTCCTGTGTCTCTCCCCTTCCATCCACCTACCTAGACTACCCTTCACTCTACCAGGACGTAGTCACCTCCCTCCAGAGCGTGGTCTAGTCTCTCACCTCCACCTCCGACAACGCTGCAAGAGTGCTCCTATGATCAAGACACCTTTGTCACAGTTGCTACGACGATCAGTGACAGTGGATGTGGAGAGATGTCCATTGCCAAGGGCCAGGAGATCTGTCTCAATGTCTCCAAGAGACCTCAAACTACAACTGACGAAGATAGTGAAACCTCCACAAGTTCAg GCCCCTCATCCCCGGGAGTGTGTGTCAGAGAGGAAACGTCACTCTAGACAGTTCCAAACACTCTGTCTATGGCTGGCCAAGAAGGGATACCTCTTG ATAGTGCGAGTGTGTGCAGAGGATGGAGAGTCTTGTGTGTCTGTTATACAACCTGTGTCGTCCCTCCTCGCCACGGTAACCAGTGTGAAACCTCAATATCAGGACGCCCTCATTTCTAAAGTCATGAAGTTGGAGGACTTATCACGGCAGCAACACCCTCCCCCTAGTGATGGTGACCCCAGGACTGTGTCTGATGCTGAACTAGTGGCAAGCATCTCACTTCTCTCCACCA GTGTTGGCACTGTGAGGCCATTCACTCATCAGACCTTGCTGCCATGGTTAGCCTACTCTGAGCTAGGTGGACTGGACAGTGCTACTATAGACTCTCTGACTAG GCTCCACTGTGAGGAGGATGGCAGGGCTACCACAAGACTTGACCTCATTGCTAAACTCAAGGCTGAGTACAGCTGCAAGACCCTGACCCCTAGAGAGGAGAAGACAAGGATATCAGAGGAGGAGAGTTCAGGAAAG GTAACTGAAGGCACTGAAGAGTCAGGAGATGCATTCAAAG GacaggaagtgggtgtggcctctgTGGGGGAGTTGCGTGGGTGGTTCCAACAGTGTTATCATGATCAAGTTGAAGCTGAACTTGATCAGGAGGATAAG ggtGACGCTCTGCAAAGATGGGCCTCTGTAGTTGTACAACAGTATGCTGGAAATTTCACAGCATTGGTTGCCAATGGAGACCACCATTCGTCCAATCAGAATGACCACGTACAGGCTCAGCTTTGGGCAGAGCTCAATAGCAGTGTACTAGTCAGCGGAGTCTCTCTAAGCGCTAAATATGACAACTTGTTCAAAAGCCTTCACGATCATGAGGAGGACAATGGCAACAAAGATAGAGAAAAGGTCATTGCCAGCCAGAGACTATCGGA GTATTTACTCCAGGTGTTGCTACGGTTTGAAGCCATGAAGGCATGTCCTAGTTCATGTACTGATGGACAGTCCTACTCAGACCTG CTGTTGTTCCTCCTCCGTAAGATCTCTCTACTCTCTAACCCAGGGCTGTTGGGTAGACTCATGAGGAGAACACTCCTTCCATT GTATGTGAACAGCTGTCGTGATGTCCTCCTGGAGCTGTATGAGGGTTTAATGCTGCCCCTTCCCTCTGATCTGAACCCTGACCCTGAGAGTGGTGTGGAGAGTGTGGGTGGAGCTTCACAAGAGAGTAGCGATGAAGAGGGGGGCTCTATGGTTGAGCCACTCCAACAAGCAACCATCATCAACACTAGGAG ACTGGCAAGACACGCTAGTTTCCAAGACAACCAGCGGCAGATATCCGTGCTTAGCAAGAAGAGGAGAAAAAGTCGAAAGAAAAACAAAATTGAGAAATGTTTGCAGAAATTAAGTGCTGACACAGCACTAACAGCTCTGAGAAG ATCTCCTAGATTGATGAGGACAGGTACTGCTGAGAATG GTCGTGGTGGAGCGTGCCGCAATCTGTTCACTCGCAGCCTCAGCGTGTGTGAGGCATCTCTTAAAAGACCGCCCACTCACGAGGAGGACGGAGAGAGGCAACCAAAGAGGAAGAGAG CTGCTGGTCTGAGGAGACACTCCACAATGGCAGCCGAGGTTCTGGTCAAAGAAACCCCAGTCAAGAAACAAGTTGAACACTACCAGAGATTCAAGCTACAGAGACTCCG GTCAAAGTCCACCATCACCTCTCCTGACGTGGTGGCCATTGAAGAGTCTCCTAGGAGATCCTTTTACTCAA AGCCTAAGATCACCAGAGTTCATACAGCTGACTCCGCCCACTTCAAGACCCCACCCCTTAAGGAGACGGCTCAGCTAGTGTGTAAAGAGCCCTCCCCAGCCTCACTCCACTCACTGCTGCATGGAGAGATACTCGCTCACCAACAAACTACCCCTCACTCTCGAGCACGGCCTTCATTCCCCGAGTCCCCTCTCAAACAAGCCTGGCTGGCCAATCAAAGCAGTCCTATCATGTTCTCCTCGCCTGTCATTGATAAGGACGATTGCAATGTGATTGGTCGAACACCATCCAAGGGTGGGCAATCGGTTGCTAAGACGACACAAGAGACTAACAGCAGTTGGTCTACTGGCAGAACTGCACGGATGTTGACATACGATAACCAACTGTCTAAACAGATGCTAGAACTCCCCTCCCCCAAAGAGACAACACCCCCTTGTATACTAGAAGAGGAACGGACGATACTGGACATTCCTAGTCTATACACACCTCACAACAATACTCAACCAGACACCTGGAATGTGCCCGAGGCAATGGATCCCAGCATAGAGACAGAGAGCGCTTCCATGATGGCCTTTGCACTCTGCACCCCAACCAAGGAGGACAGACGTGACTTTCACGAGGCCTTTTTAGACTAA